A genomic region of Palaemon carinicauda isolate YSFRI2023 chromosome 11, ASM3689809v2, whole genome shotgun sequence contains the following coding sequences:
- the LOC137649866 gene encoding uncharacterized protein produces the protein MDPMKARTPVTSQISILYEKALTERWYPLKLPIPKYHETLNKKGDYANAMMMGREYQSEWSEDSTEIYEGSENSSEIYEGSENSSEIYEGSENSSEIYEVSENSSELYEGLEKSGEIYERSENSREIYVRSENSSEIYEGSENSSEIYEGSENSSEIYEGTEKLSEIYEGSENSSEIYEGSENSSEIYEGTEKLSEIYEGSENSSEIYEGSENSKNSSEIYEGSENSSEIYEGTEKLSEIYEGSENSSEIYVSENSSEIYEGSENSSEIYEGSENSSEIYEGTEKLSEIYEGSENSSEIYEGSENSSEIYEGSENSSEIYEGTEKLSEIYEGSENSSEIYEGSENSSEIYEGTEKLSEIYEGSENSSEIYVSENSSEIYEGSENSSEI, from the exons ATGGATCCAATGAAAGCTCGAACCC CGGTTACGTCACAGATATCCATCTTGTATGAAAAAGCATTAACAGAGCGTTGGTATCCATTAAAGCTTCCGATACCTAAATACCATGAG ACGTTGAACAAAAAGGGCGATTATGCTAATGCCATGATGATGGGCAGAGAATATCAG AGCGAATGGTCCGAAGACTCGActgaaatatatgaagggtcagaaaactcaagtgaaatatatgaagggtcagaaaactcaagtgaaatatatgaagggtcagaaaactcaagtgaaatatatgaagtgtCAGAAAATTCAAGTGAATTATATGAAGGGTTAGAAAAATCAGGTGAAATATATGAGAGGTCAGAAAACTCAAGAGAAATATATGTAAgatcagaaaactcaagtgaaatatatgaaggatcagaaaactcaagtgaaatatatgaaggatcagaaaactcaagtgaaatatatgaaggaacaGAAAAgttaagtgaaatatatgaagggtcagaaaactcaagtgaaatatatgaagggtcagaaaactcaagtgaaatatatgaaggaacaGAAAAgttaagtgaaatatatgaagggtcagaaaattcaagtgaaatatatgaaggatcagaaaactcaa aaaactcaagtgaaatatatgaaggatcagaaaactcaagtgaaatatatgaaggaacaGAAAAgttaagtgaaatatatgaagggtcagaaaactcaagtgaaatatatgtgtcagaaaattcaagtgaaatatatgaaggatcagaaaactcaagtgaaatatatgaagggtcagaaaactcaagtgaaatatatgaaggaacaGAAAAgttaagtgaaatatatgaaggatcagaaaactcaagtgaaatatatgaaggatcagaaaactcaagtgaaatatatgaaggatcagaaaactcaagtgaaatatatgaaggaacaGAAAAgttaagtgaaatatatgaaggatcagaaaactcaagtgaaatatatgaaggatcagaaaactcaagtgaaatatatgaaggaacaGAAAAgttaagtgaaatatatgaagggtcagaaaactcaagtgaaatatatgtgtcagaaaattcaagtgaaatatatgaaggatcagaaaactcaagtgaaatataa